The Streptomyces griseiscabiei genomic sequence CGCAAGTACGCGCAGGAGCAGGCCGACGAGACCGTCCCGCTGGCGAAGGTGTTCGCCGAGGCCGTCAAGGACGGGGACGTCGAGGCCGCGAAGAAGGCGTACGCGCCCTCCCGGATCGGCTGGGAGCGCACCGAGCCGGTCGCCGAGTCCTTCGGGGACATCGACCCCAAGGTGGACGTCCGCGAGGACGGTCTGGAGGAGGGCCAGGACCCGGAGAAGGACTGGACGGGCTGGCACCGCCTGGAGCGTTCGCTCTGGCAGGACGGCAAGCTCACCGACCGGGACTCCGCGCTGGCCGACCAGCTGGTGACCGACCTGGAGGACTGGCAGAAGCGGGTCGGCAAGGCCGAGATCACCCCGACCTCCATGGCCAACGGCGCCAAGGAACTCCTCGACGAGGTCGCCACCGGCAAGGTCACCGGCGAGGAGGAGCGCTACTCGCACACCGACCTCGTCGACTTCAAAGCGAACGTCGAGGGCGCCGAGAAGTCGTACGCGCTGCTGAAGTCCGTCGCCGCCGAGAACGACCCGGAGCTGACGAAGGAACTCGACCAGCAGTTCGCGGCCCTGAACACGCTGCTCGACAAGTACCGCGAGGACAAGACGGGTTACGACTTCGTCTCCTACGACAAGGTCGGCAAGGCGGACCGCAAGGAGCTGTCGGACGCGGTGAACGCGCTGGCCGAGCCGTTGTCGCGGCTCGCGGCAGCGGTGGTGAAGTGACGATGGCCCCCGAGGACCCCTCCTCCGAGGCCCCCGGCACCCGTGCCCCCTCCCGGCGGGCGCTGATCGGCTGGGGCGGGGCCGGGCTCGCACTCGGTGCCGCCGCGGCCGGTGGCGCGGTGGCGGTGGCCCGTACCGGCGACGACCGCGCCGCCCCGGACGCGGGCGCCGCGATCGCCTTCCACGGCGCCCACCAGGCCGGGATCGCCACGCCCGTGCAGGACCGGCTGCACTTCGCCGCGTTCGACGTGGAGACCGACGACCGGGCCGAGTTCGTGGCGATGCTGAA encodes the following:
- the efeO gene encoding iron uptake system protein EfeO — its product is MRPLSRPFRLSAVTAATTVAALTALTGCTEKSGGGADGAIAVTATDTTCEVSKKEFPAGHVELDIENKGSKVTEVYLLFPDDRVVTERENIGPGTRQKVTAEVKEGDYRIACKPGMKGDGIRQDVTATGSGKIAERDPRLDEAVASYRKYAQEQADETVPLAKVFAEAVKDGDVEAAKKAYAPSRIGWERTEPVAESFGDIDPKVDVREDGLEEGQDPEKDWTGWHRLERSLWQDGKLTDRDSALADQLVTDLEDWQKRVGKAEITPTSMANGAKELLDEVATGKVTGEEERYSHTDLVDFKANVEGAEKSYALLKSVAAENDPELTKELDQQFAALNTLLDKYREDKTGYDFVSYDKVGKADRKELSDAVNALAEPLSRLAAAVVK